One part of the Mycolicibacterium aromaticivorans JS19b1 = JCM 16368 genome encodes these proteins:
- a CDS encoding nuclear transport factor 2 family protein, whose product MPVTDEAADIEAIKQLKARYCRLLDTKDWTGWREVFTDDFVSDTTASGGVLITGADNMVAFIKKTLGKPSQPTVHQVHAPEIELTSPTTASGIWALNDVVRLAPGVNLAGYGHYHETYEKADGRWRIKTSTLTRLREDVFNPLFSVRISPRLRDSAARLARKRGMV is encoded by the coding sequence ATGCCGGTGACCGACGAGGCAGCGGACATCGAAGCGATCAAACAGCTGAAAGCCCGGTACTGCCGTCTACTCGACACCAAAGACTGGACGGGCTGGCGGGAGGTCTTCACCGACGACTTCGTCAGCGACACCACCGCATCCGGCGGCGTGCTCATCACCGGCGCCGACAATATGGTCGCCTTCATCAAGAAGACACTCGGAAAACCCTCTCAACCCACCGTGCATCAGGTGCACGCCCCTGAGATCGAACTGACCTCGCCGACGACCGCCTCGGGCATCTGGGCGCTGAATGATGTTGTGCGCCTGGCCCCCGGGGTCAACCTCGCGGGATACGGCCACTATCACGAGACCTATGAGAAGGCCGACGGGCGGTGGCGGATCAAGACGTCGACACTGACCAGGCTGCGCGAGGACGTGTTCAATCCCCTGTTCTCCGTCCGTATTTCGCCACGCTTACGGGACTCCGCGGCGCGGCTGGCACGAAAGCGAGGCATGGTCTGA
- a CDS encoding phosphotransferase family protein: MTSDLLDELQTRLAPQGISGLQPLAGGASSLTFAGDLADRRVVVKVAPPGHAPIAHRDVLRQARIIRALRGTEVPVPQILFDDAGEPPGVPPLFVMSFTPGTSVEPLFDTDDAGPEPVVAARFRDGARTLGALHRLSPAELGLAEEPVVAPVAEVDKWCRTLETVDPALVPGWQQVAAALRVASPPPTAPAIVHGDFRLGNLLADEGDITAVIDWEIWSVGDPRVDVGWFLINSDPDTYRRATPYSGTTPPVHELVVEYEDALGRDAPQLEWFQALACFKSTATWSLIVKHNRRRPSPDPELEAMAVTLPGLLARAADHLG; the protein is encoded by the coding sequence CTGACCAGCGATCTCCTCGACGAGCTGCAGACCCGTCTTGCCCCCCAGGGGATTTCCGGGCTGCAGCCGTTGGCCGGTGGGGCGTCCAGCCTGACCTTCGCCGGTGACCTCGCCGATCGTCGTGTCGTGGTGAAAGTTGCCCCGCCCGGCCATGCGCCCATCGCGCACCGTGACGTTCTTCGCCAGGCCAGGATCATCCGCGCCCTGCGTGGCACCGAGGTTCCGGTACCGCAGATCCTGTTCGACGACGCGGGCGAACCACCCGGGGTCCCACCGCTGTTCGTGATGTCGTTCACCCCCGGAACGTCGGTGGAGCCGCTGTTCGACACCGACGACGCGGGCCCAGAGCCCGTGGTTGCCGCGCGATTCCGTGACGGCGCGCGGACGCTGGGTGCGCTGCACCGGCTGTCCCCTGCCGAGCTCGGTTTGGCTGAGGAGCCCGTCGTCGCGCCCGTGGCGGAAGTCGACAAGTGGTGTCGCACATTGGAAACGGTGGATCCGGCGCTCGTGCCCGGTTGGCAACAGGTTGCGGCCGCGCTACGCGTTGCCTCCCCGCCCCCGACCGCGCCTGCGATCGTGCACGGCGACTTCCGGTTGGGCAACCTGCTGGCCGACGAGGGGGACATCACCGCTGTGATCGACTGGGAGATCTGGTCAGTCGGGGACCCGCGCGTCGACGTGGGCTGGTTCTTGATCAACTCCGACCCGGACACCTATCGGCGAGCCACCCCGTACAGCGGGACGACCCCGCCGGTGCACGAACTGGTCGTCGAGTACGAGGATGCGCTGGGGCGCGATGCACCTCAGCTGGAGTGGTTCCAGGCGCTCGCCTGTTTCAAATCGACGGCGACCTGGTCGCTGATCGTCAAACACAACCGACGCCGACCTTCACCTGACCCCGAGCTCGAGGCGATGGCCGTGACCCTACCCGGCCTGCTGGCCCGAGCTGCGGACCATCTCGGCTAG
- a CDS encoding HNH endonuclease signature motif containing protein, whose amino-acid sequence MSSISAALDALDAAVELLGAADIEELPAPQRFSALERLESAVRRQVAISHEQITHLERYEGCPPIPIVVADVLRISRSAAKRRMRDAEQLIPRRALTGEPLAALLPETAKAWEAGLLDGEHVRVIQKFFRDLPDHVGPVEIEKAEHTLAEHAQTMRPDQLEKIADRLAVHLNPDGQYSEEDRARKRGFQWCGSQRPDGMSIGKLIADPELRSMLDAWLAKFAAPKPDPDGAEPDLRSHAQRQHDALAELVRGRLGDPKLGQHNGLPVTMIVTTTLQDLQAGAGHAVTAGGTLLPITDLIRMAAPAHHYLAVFDGVTGQSLWLGRSKRLASADQRIMLLAKYRGCTAPDCTVNGYTSHVHHATKDWKHGGSTDIDDLTLACKCDNLLVENDGWTTHQLPNGQTHWTPPPDIPLRGGTNDYHHPERFLPNDDEKD is encoded by the coding sequence ATGAGTTCGATCAGTGCGGCGTTGGATGCGCTGGACGCGGCGGTCGAACTTCTGGGTGCCGCCGATATCGAGGAACTGCCTGCCCCGCAACGCTTCTCGGCTTTGGAGCGGCTGGAAAGTGCGGTGCGCCGCCAGGTCGCGATATCCCACGAGCAGATCACCCATCTGGAACGGTATGAGGGCTGCCCACCGATCCCGATCGTGGTGGCCGACGTGCTGCGGATCAGCCGTTCCGCGGCCAAGCGCCGGATGCGCGATGCCGAGCAGTTGATTCCGCGCCGAGCGTTGACCGGCGAACCGTTGGCTGCGCTGCTACCTGAGACCGCAAAAGCCTGGGAGGCCGGGCTTCTCGACGGTGAGCACGTCCGGGTGATCCAGAAGTTCTTCCGCGACCTACCCGATCACGTCGGCCCGGTCGAGATCGAGAAAGCTGAACACACCCTGGCCGAGCACGCCCAGACCATGCGCCCCGATCAACTGGAGAAAATCGCCGACCGCCTCGCCGTCCACCTCAACCCCGACGGCCAGTACTCCGAGGAAGACCGGGCCCGCAAGCGTGGCTTCCAATGGTGCGGCAGTCAACGCCCCGACGGCATGAGCATCGGGAAACTGATCGCCGATCCCGAACTACGATCGATGCTGGATGCCTGGCTGGCGAAATTCGCCGCCCCCAAACCCGATCCGGACGGTGCCGAACCCGACCTCCGCAGCCACGCCCAACGCCAACACGACGCGCTCGCCGAGTTGGTCCGCGGCCGTCTTGGTGACCCCAAACTCGGCCAGCACAACGGGTTACCCGTCACCATGATCGTCACCACCACCCTGCAAGACCTACAGGCCGGCGCCGGACACGCCGTCACCGCCGGTGGCACCCTGCTCCCGATCACCGACCTGATCCGGATGGCCGCCCCCGCCCACCACTACCTCGCCGTGTTCGACGGCGTCACCGGACAATCACTGTGGCTGGGCCGAAGCAAACGCCTGGCCTCAGCCGATCAGCGAATCATGCTGCTGGCCAAGTACCGCGGCTGCACCGCACCCGACTGCACCGTCAACGGCTACACCAGCCACGTCCACCACGCCACCAAGGATTGGAAACACGGCGGCAGCACCGACATCGACGACCTCACCCTGGCCTGCAAATGCGACAACCTCCTCGTCGAAAACGACGGCTGGACCACCCACCAACTCCCTAACGGCCAGACTCACTGGACCCCACCACCCGACATACCCCTGCGCGGCGGCACCAACGACTACCACCACCCTGAGCGTTTCCTGCCCAACGACGACGAAAAGGACTAG
- a CDS encoding SDR family NAD(P)-dependent oxidoreductase, producing MSGRCAGKVALVTGSSRGLGKAIAQRLAAEGATVVLTARTAEPDPRYDGSLVQTQQEIADAGGTAVTIAADLSDTADRERLFAEAVAQVGAPDIVVNNAAVTFLRPLDGFPERRVRLMLEMHVVAPLHLTQLAIPAMRERGRGWVLNLTSVGGDLPPGPPFSEFDRTAGFGIYGTAKAAMNRMTKSLAAELYDDGIAVNAAAPTNPVATPGAGTLDLAKTDTEDIELITRTALELCTGDPSTVTGRIVQTQTFLREIGVLS from the coding sequence GTGTCAGGACGGTGCGCGGGCAAGGTGGCATTGGTGACCGGCAGCAGCCGGGGCCTCGGCAAGGCAATTGCGCAGCGACTGGCCGCGGAGGGCGCCACCGTGGTGCTGACCGCCCGCACCGCAGAACCCGATCCGAGATACGACGGCTCACTGGTGCAGACCCAGCAGGAGATCGCCGACGCCGGCGGCACCGCGGTCACCATCGCTGCGGACCTGTCCGACACCGCGGACCGCGAGCGGTTGTTCGCCGAGGCCGTGGCTCAGGTCGGCGCCCCCGACATCGTCGTCAACAATGCCGCGGTGACCTTCCTGCGCCCACTGGACGGCTTCCCCGAGCGGCGGGTCCGGTTGATGCTGGAGATGCACGTCGTTGCACCGCTGCACCTGACGCAGCTCGCCATCCCTGCCATGCGGGAGCGCGGCCGCGGGTGGGTGCTCAACCTCACCTCGGTCGGCGGCGATCTGCCCCCGGGACCGCCGTTCTCCGAGTTCGACCGCACCGCCGGGTTCGGGATCTACGGCACGGCCAAGGCGGCGATGAATCGGATGACCAAAAGCCTTGCCGCCGAACTGTACGACGACGGTATTGCGGTGAACGCCGCCGCGCCGACCAACCCTGTCGCCACTCCGGGTGCCGGCACTCTGGACCTGGCCAAGACCGATACCGAGGACATCGAGCTGATCACCCGGACCGCGTTGGAGTTGTGTACCGGCGATCCGTCGACCGTGACGGGGCGCATCGTGCAGACCCAGACATTTCTTCGCGAGATCGGCGTGCTGAGCTGA
- a CDS encoding TetR/AcrR family transcriptional regulator: MAKASPAQRRGGRPTQVEAAALHQRLREAAVRIFLENGYDATTMVAIADAAGIAKPTLYARYPDKRAVFLDVIPWAFSRAVPVDADDTVDKKDLRAALIAIGQGALRHALDPDIVQLHRIARTEAHRFPEFALSADSLGWARRQQQVMDLLRQHVAAGAIDVDDIELAAEHFLAMVEVLPARLADFGLYRSRTEERRRLLHAVDLFLRGILPR; the protein is encoded by the coding sequence ATGGCAAAGGCATCGCCGGCGCAGCGGCGGGGCGGTCGGCCGACACAGGTGGAGGCCGCCGCCCTTCACCAGCGGCTCAGGGAAGCCGCGGTGCGCATCTTCCTGGAGAACGGCTACGACGCGACCACGATGGTGGCGATCGCCGACGCCGCCGGAATCGCCAAGCCCACGCTGTATGCCCGCTACCCCGACAAGCGTGCGGTGTTCCTCGATGTCATCCCGTGGGCGTTCAGCCGTGCCGTGCCGGTCGACGCGGACGACACCGTCGACAAGAAGGATTTGCGTGCCGCCTTGATCGCCATCGGCCAGGGCGCGCTGCGTCATGCACTTGATCCGGACATCGTGCAACTGCATCGAATCGCGCGAACTGAAGCGCATCGTTTTCCCGAATTCGCGCTCAGTGCCGACTCTCTGGGCTGGGCACGTCGCCAGCAGCAGGTGATGGATCTGCTGCGGCAACACGTGGCGGCCGGTGCCATCGACGTCGATGACATCGAACTCGCCGCCGAGCACTTCCTGGCAATGGTCGAGGTCCTGCCCGCCCGACTGGCAGATTTCGGCCTTTACCGCAGCCGAACGGAAGAACGACGACGCCTGCTGCACGCG
- a CDS encoding NAD-dependent epimerase/dehydratase family protein, producing MSQRTVLVTGAFGQVGWRTAEILLQRGYTVVATDLPTDTSRTVAARLAAAAHPGTLLPVYADLTDADAVKGMLTEHSPSAIVHLAAMLSPASYRNPKLARRVNVGGTTNLVNGAAALSAPPTMVYASSASVYGSRNPYRYPELITPQTPVNPIDQYGEDKVLAEKVITDSGLPYAMLRLAGVISPDAAGSMNSDYLVLMRATPGDNRLHTVDARDVALAFANGVDRAKAIAGKVLLIGGDDTHLHTHRDVEDDMMSAMGLGRLGAGASLPGDPDDDRGWSFTGWYDTTESQALLDFQEHPWSETVAWVSGSQSGALKTVLALAGPVIRPALRLVLAAQRRQEGRGKYADPWNFIAGKYGPEILAGAGN from the coding sequence ATGTCGCAACGCACAGTTCTCGTCACCGGAGCGTTCGGTCAAGTCGGCTGGCGCACGGCGGAGATCCTGTTGCAACGCGGGTACACCGTCGTCGCCACAGATCTGCCGACCGACACGTCCCGGACCGTCGCTGCCCGACTGGCCGCCGCGGCGCACCCAGGAACACTCCTGCCGGTGTACGCCGACCTGACCGACGCCGACGCGGTGAAGGGAATGCTCACCGAGCATTCTCCGAGCGCTATCGTGCATCTGGCCGCGATGCTTTCGCCTGCCTCGTACCGCAATCCGAAGCTGGCCCGCCGGGTCAATGTCGGCGGTACCACCAATCTGGTCAACGGCGCAGCCGCGCTGTCTGCGCCGCCGACGATGGTGTACGCGTCCAGTGCGTCGGTCTACGGATCCCGCAATCCCTACCGCTACCCCGAGTTGATCACCCCGCAGACACCGGTGAATCCGATCGACCAGTACGGCGAGGACAAGGTGCTGGCCGAGAAAGTGATCACCGACAGCGGTCTGCCGTATGCGATGCTGCGCCTGGCCGGTGTCATCTCCCCCGATGCCGCAGGCTCGATGAACAGTGACTACCTGGTTCTGATGCGGGCGACTCCCGGCGACAACCGGTTGCACACCGTCGACGCCCGCGATGTCGCGTTGGCCTTCGCCAACGGGGTCGACCGCGCCAAGGCCATCGCAGGCAAGGTGCTGTTGATCGGCGGCGACGACACCCACCTGCACACTCACCGCGACGTCGAGGACGACATGATGTCCGCGATGGGGCTCGGCCGACTGGGCGCCGGTGCCAGTCTTCCCGGCGACCCCGACGACGACCGGGGCTGGAGTTTTACCGGGTGGTACGACACAACGGAATCCCAAGCGCTGCTGGACTTTCAAGAGCACCCCTGGTCCGAGACCGTGGCCTGGGTATCCGGCTCGCAAAGCGGTGCGCTGAAAACCGTTCTTGCACTGGCTGGACCGGTCATCAGGCCGGCGTTGCGGCTGGTGCTGGCCGCGCAACGCCGCCAAGAGGGCCGCGGCAAGTACGCCGACCCGTGGAATTTCATCGCCGGGAAGTACGGGCCCGAAATCCTGGCCGGTGCCGGCAACTAG